From Jeotgalibaca dankookensis, one genomic window encodes:
- a CDS encoding cold-shock protein, which produces MVDGIVKWFSNDKGYGFIETLDNQDDIFVHFTGIDSEGFKTLKEGQMVSFIIAEGARGPQATGVVVIEDKDPIQEED; this is translated from the coding sequence ATGGTAGATGGAATCGTAAAATGGTTTAGCAATGACAAAGGCTATGGATTCATCGAAACATTGGATAATCAAGATGATATCTTTGTTCACTTTACTGGAATTGATTCAGAAGGTTTCAAAACATTAAAAGAAGGACAAATGGTTTCTTTCATAATTGCTGAAGGAGCACGAGGGCCACAGGCTACAGGAGTAGTAGTAATTGAAGATAAAGACCCCATACAAGAGGAAGATTAA
- a CDS encoding Hsp20/alpha crystallin family protein, with product MNDLFPSRRSLMNLNRGFFNDTFDNFFSNSEDFSVDIKEKEDAYTLEADLPGLTKEDIQLDYTNNVLSISAHQETNKEEKDDEGNYIRRERSSRSYSRQFLIKNVDEDAIKASFENGVLTVDLPKKEEDTPETKKIEIQ from the coding sequence ATGAATGATTTGTTTCCATCACGTCGCAGTTTGATGAATCTTAACAGAGGATTTTTTAATGACACTTTCGACAATTTCTTTTCAAATTCTGAGGATTTTAGTGTCGACATCAAAGAAAAAGAGGATGCCTATACTCTAGAAGCCGATTTACCTGGTCTAACCAAAGAAGACATTCAACTGGATTATACGAATAATGTTCTCTCCATTAGTGCACACCAAGAAACCAATAAAGAGGAAAAAGATGATGAAGGCAACTACATCCGGCGCGAAAGATCATCTCGTTCTTATAGCAGACAATTTTTAATTAAGAACGTTGATGAAGATGCGATAAAAGCTTCTTTTGAAAATGGTGTTTTAACAGTAGATCTACCTAAAAAAGAAGAAGACACACCAGAAACTAAAAAAATAGAAATACAATAA
- the accA gene encoding carboxyltransferase subunit alpha — protein MSKENANKIVNNARKTERLTTKELAEGVFDHFFELHGDRKFGDDPAIIGGIASLDGMPVTVIGTQKGREIKENIFRNFGSPTPEGYRKSIRLMKQAEHFKRPVVTFINTSGAYCDIDSEDRGIGEAIAESLLVMSQLEVPILSIIIGEGGSGGALALAMGNKVWMLENTMYSVLSPEGFASILWKDASRAKGAAEIMKLTPSNLLELGVVDQVISETRRRVKLKDEELIVRMRQLITTALQEMMTWTPSEIVAQRQKRFREF, from the coding sequence ATGAGTAAAGAAAACGCAAATAAAATTGTTAACAACGCCCGTAAAACAGAACGTTTAACAACAAAAGAATTAGCAGAAGGTGTTTTCGATCATTTCTTTGAATTGCACGGTGATCGTAAGTTTGGCGATGATCCGGCTATAATTGGAGGTATTGCTTCTCTTGATGGGATGCCGGTAACTGTGATTGGAACCCAAAAAGGACGTGAAATTAAAGAAAACATTTTCCGAAATTTTGGTTCTCCAACACCAGAAGGCTACCGGAAGTCCATTCGCTTAATGAAGCAAGCGGAGCACTTTAAGCGACCGGTGGTTACTTTCATCAATACGTCGGGCGCTTACTGTGATATTGATTCTGAGGATAGAGGAATCGGCGAGGCAATTGCGGAAAGTCTTCTTGTCATGTCACAACTAGAAGTTCCTATCTTATCAATTATCATCGGTGAGGGTGGGAGTGGCGGGGCACTTGCACTTGCCATGGGAAACAAAGTTTGGATGTTAGAAAATACCATGTATTCCGTTCTTTCACCAGAAGGATTCGCGTCAATTCTTTGGAAGGATGCCAGTCGTGCTAAGGGAGCAGCTGAAATTATGAAATTAACACCATCTAACTTGTTAGAATTAGGAGTCGTTGATCAAGTAATCTCAGAAACCAGGCGCCGTGTCAAACTGAAGGATGAAGAGTTAATCGTTCGTATGCGCCAATTAATTACTACGGCCTTACAAGAAATGATGACTTGGACTCCATCGGAAATCGTTGCACAAAGGCAAAAACGTTTCCGCGAATTTTAA
- the accD gene encoding acetyl-CoA carboxylase, carboxyltransferase subunit beta — translation MKLFQKRPYIPLEPSSTTEEASKKPIVPDGLWKKCPNCHKTIYSKNLGDEKICPHCHYNFRISASERIELTVDEGSFEEWFKEMPVENPLDFPGYEEKIEATKEKSGSNEAVIVGKASILNQETVLCVMDSTFFMGSMGKVVGEKLTRALEEAIQLQLPVVIFTASGGARMQEGILSLMQMAKVSIAVSNLQKAGLFYLTVLTDPTTGGVTASFAMQGDIILAEPGATVGFAGKRVIEQTIKATVPEGFQSAEHLLKKGFIDQIVPRKELRNQVGFLLGIHNPDQLEVAK, via the coding sequence ATGAAACTATTTCAAAAACGTCCATATATTCCATTGGAACCTTCCTCAACCACAGAAGAAGCAAGTAAAAAGCCAATTGTTCCTGATGGACTTTGGAAGAAATGCCCAAATTGCCATAAAACAATCTATAGTAAAAATCTTGGGGATGAAAAAATTTGTCCGCACTGTCACTATAATTTTCGCATTTCTGCGTCTGAACGGATTGAGCTGACGGTTGATGAAGGATCCTTTGAAGAATGGTTTAAAGAGATGCCAGTTGAAAATCCACTTGATTTTCCCGGCTATGAAGAAAAAATCGAAGCAACAAAAGAAAAATCAGGTTCAAACGAAGCGGTCATTGTAGGAAAAGCTTCCATCCTAAATCAAGAAACCGTTCTTTGCGTCATGGATTCAACCTTTTTTATGGGTAGTATGGGAAAAGTAGTCGGTGAAAAATTAACGCGTGCGTTAGAAGAAGCGATCCAGCTACAATTACCCGTTGTCATTTTTACAGCCTCCGGTGGTGCGCGTATGCAAGAGGGGATTTTATCCTTGATGCAAATGGCTAAAGTCAGTATCGCCGTTTCGAATCTCCAAAAAGCAGGGCTATTTTACTTAACGGTTTTAACCGATCCTACAACAGGCGGTGTAACAGCGAGCTTTGCCATGCAAGGAGATATCATCCTAGCGGAACCAGGTGCTACAGTTGGATTTGCTGGGAAACGCGTCATTGAGCAAACCATTAAAGCAACCGTACCGGAAGGTTTTCAAAGTGCAGAACATCTCTTAAAAAAAGGATTTATCGATCAAATTGTGCCTCGAAAAGAACTCCGTAATCAGGTAGGCTTCCTGTTAGGAATCCATAATCCCGATCAACTGGAGGTGGCCAAATGA
- a CDS encoding acetyl-CoA carboxylase biotin carboxylase subunit yields the protein MLKKVLIANRGEIAVRIIRACHEIGIQTVAVYSEADREALHTQLADEAICIGGARATDSYLNMTSILSAAVVTGAQAIHPGFGFLSENSIFATMCEEMNITFIGPKAETIDLMGNKSNARSAMIEANVPVIPGSRGYVISAEEAEKEANKLGYPVILKAASGGGGKGMRRVTEASQLHTLFSQAKAESQAAFGDDRMYIEKIISPARHIEVQILGDEFGNVIHLGERDCSLQRNHQKVLEESPSTFISDKTRQAMGETAVRAAKFVDYRNAGTIEFLVDAEENFYFMEMNTRIQVEHPVTEMATGIDIVKEQLQIASNLPLSIKQKDVEITGHTIECRINAENPANGFRPSSGTVDYLFLPSGGNGLRVESAMYCGYEIPPFYDSMIAKVITKGQDRQEAIAKMKRALHELVIEGVETNIIFQKAILNDDNFVYGNYDTDYLQTSFLPKWQP from the coding sequence ATGCTAAAAAAAGTATTGATAGCAAACCGCGGCGAAATAGCCGTACGCATTATTAGAGCGTGTCATGAAATAGGGATTCAAACGGTTGCTGTCTATTCTGAAGCTGACCGAGAAGCTTTGCACACGCAACTAGCTGATGAGGCCATTTGCATCGGGGGGGCACGTGCAACGGATTCTTACTTAAATATGACCAGTATCTTAAGTGCTGCTGTAGTCACAGGAGCGCAAGCCATTCACCCAGGATTTGGATTCTTATCCGAAAACAGTATTTTTGCAACAATGTGCGAAGAAATGAATATTACCTTTATTGGGCCTAAGGCAGAGACCATCGACTTGATGGGAAACAAATCAAATGCCCGGAGTGCCATGATAGAAGCGAATGTGCCGGTGATTCCTGGTAGTAGAGGCTATGTTATCTCTGCCGAAGAAGCGGAAAAAGAAGCTAATAAACTTGGTTATCCAGTTATTTTAAAAGCAGCTTCGGGTGGCGGTGGTAAAGGGATGCGTCGCGTGACGGAAGCGTCGCAGCTTCACACTTTATTTAGCCAAGCAAAAGCCGAATCACAAGCAGCTTTTGGAGACGATCGGATGTATATTGAGAAGATTATCAGTCCAGCCCGTCATATTGAAGTACAGATTTTAGGAGACGAGTTTGGTAATGTGATTCACCTAGGAGAACGTGACTGCTCTTTACAAAGAAACCATCAAAAGGTTCTGGAAGAATCACCATCAACTTTTATTTCTGATAAAACACGTCAAGCCATGGGTGAAACAGCCGTTCGTGCAGCTAAATTTGTCGACTATCGCAATGCCGGAACGATTGAATTTTTAGTAGACGCCGAAGAAAATTTCTATTTTATGGAAATGAATACACGTATTCAAGTGGAACATCCTGTTACTGAAATGGCAACAGGAATTGATATTGTCAAAGAACAACTGCAAATTGCTAGTAACCTGCCGTTGAGCATCAAACAAAAAGACGTGGAAATTACTGGCCATACTATTGAATGCCGCATAAACGCTGAAAATCCGGCTAATGGATTTCGACCATCATCTGGGACGGTTGATTATTTATTCTTACCGAGTGGTGGGAATGGTTTACGTGTTGAAAGTGCCATGTACTGTGGGTACGAAATTCCACCTTTTTATGATTCAATGATCGCAAAAGTAATTACTAAAGGACAGGATAGACAAGAAGCTATTGCCAAAATGAAGCGAGCCCTACACGAACTTGTCATTGAAGGCGTGGAGACCAACATCATTTTTCAAAAGGCTATCTTGAATGATGATAACTTTGTCTATGGTAATTATGATACAGATTATTTACAAACATCCTTCCTACCAAAGTGGCAACCATAA
- the fabZ gene encoding 3-hydroxyacyl-ACP dehydratase FabZ — MTILTAQEVMDIIPNRYPIFFIDKVVELVPGEKVVAIKNVTINEQFFQGHFPGEPVMPGVLIIEALAQAGSIPLLKLEQFQGQTAYLGGMNKIKFRQKVVPGDVLRLQVDIVKLKKFAGIGYGQAFVGDKKVAEVEMTFIIGR; from the coding sequence ATGACAATATTAACTGCACAAGAAGTAATGGACATCATTCCAAATCGTTATCCAATTTTCTTTATTGACAAAGTGGTCGAATTGGTTCCAGGAGAAAAAGTAGTTGCGATTAAAAACGTAACTATTAATGAACAGTTTTTCCAAGGACATTTTCCTGGAGAACCGGTCATGCCTGGTGTTTTAATTATTGAAGCCCTTGCTCAAGCGGGTTCCATTCCCTTGCTAAAATTGGAACAATTCCAAGGTCAAACAGCTTACTTAGGCGGAATGAATAAAATTAAATTTCGTCAAAAAGTAGTACCAGGTGATGTTCTTCGTTTACAAGTTGATATTGTAAAACTGAAGAAATTTGCTGGTATTGGATACGGACAAGCCTTCGTAGGAGATAAAAAAGTGGCGGAAGTCGAAATGACGTTTATTATTGGGAGATAG
- the accB gene encoding acetyl-CoA carboxylase biotin carboxyl carrier protein: MDYDKIKELISLIDASSLKEMEYSEGNLFIRLSKNENQTVTNTQPEAKESTPQKPIEVAESTNQTSEPAQAEPQKGKIVTSPIVGVVYLQASPEADQYVTVGQTISKGHVLCLVEAMKIMNEITSEYAGEIAEILVENGEVVEFNQPLFRII, translated from the coding sequence GTGGATTACGATAAAATTAAAGAATTAATTTCCTTGATTGATGCTTCTTCATTAAAAGAAATGGAATATTCAGAAGGTAATCTATTTATCCGTTTATCGAAAAATGAAAATCAAACGGTTACCAATACTCAACCAGAAGCGAAAGAAAGTACACCACAAAAACCTATTGAAGTAGCGGAGTCAACCAATCAAACTAGTGAGCCAGCCCAAGCTGAACCTCAAAAAGGAAAGATAGTGACATCACCAATTGTGGGTGTTGTTTATCTACAAGCAAGCCCAGAGGCAGATCAATATGTGACGGTTGGACAAACCATTTCTAAAGGACATGTGCTTTGTCTCGTTGAAGCAATGAAAATAATGAACGAGATCACCTCTGAATATGCCGGTGAAATTGCTGAAATTTTGGTTGAAAACGGTGAGGTTGTCGAGTTCAACCAACCACTATTTCGAATTATCTAA
- the fabF gene encoding beta-ketoacyl-ACP synthase II, producing MKRVVITGMGAVTPLGNTVEEFWDGLKNGKNGIAPITKFDASETGITVAAEVKDFDPTLYMGRKEYRRMDLYSQYAVAAAVQAVADSGLDVEAIDASRFGVIIGSGIGGLIEMESGIIKMHDKGPKRVPPMFVPMTIGNMAAGNTSIKVGAKGISLDIVTACASATNSIGEAFRNIKHGYSDVIIAGGAEGTICEIGIAGFAALTALSESTDPDHASTPFDKNRDGFVMGEGAGVLMLEELEHAKKRGAMILAEVVGYGSNSDAFHMTAPTPDGSGAGEAMKMAMQEAGIGPSDIDYINAHGTSTPANDSAETKAIKYALGEEAAHNVAISSSKSMTGHLLGAAGGIEAIACVKAIENDYLPPTIGLNEPDEACDLDYVANVGREKQVRYTLNNSLGFGGHNAVLCFKKWEEA from the coding sequence ATGAAACGAGTAGTTATTACCGGTATGGGAGCAGTGACTCCACTGGGAAATACCGTCGAAGAGTTTTGGGACGGTCTAAAAAATGGTAAAAATGGGATTGCACCAATTACAAAGTTCGATGCTTCAGAGACAGGTATAACCGTTGCAGCTGAAGTAAAGGATTTTGATCCAACTTTATATATGGGACGTAAAGAATACCGACGTATGGACCTCTATTCACAATATGCAGTAGCAGCTGCCGTTCAAGCGGTAGCAGATAGTGGCTTAGACGTCGAAGCGATTGACGCTTCACGATTTGGCGTTATTATCGGATCTGGTATTGGTGGTTTGATTGAAATGGAATCGGGTATCATCAAGATGCACGACAAAGGGCCCAAACGTGTTCCACCGATGTTTGTTCCAATGACTATTGGGAATATGGCAGCGGGTAATACATCTATTAAGGTAGGAGCTAAAGGTATTTCTTTAGATATCGTAACAGCATGTGCTTCTGCGACCAATTCAATTGGGGAAGCATTCCGAAATATTAAACATGGCTATTCGGATGTCATTATTGCCGGCGGAGCAGAAGGAACGATTTGTGAAATCGGGATTGCTGGTTTTGCGGCTTTAACTGCCTTATCAGAAAGCACCGATCCGGATCACGCATCCACTCCGTTTGATAAAAACCGTGACGGGTTTGTTATGGGAGAAGGTGCAGGTGTTTTAATGCTTGAAGAATTAGAACACGCAAAAAAACGTGGTGCAATGATTTTAGCAGAAGTTGTCGGATATGGTTCTAATTCAGATGCTTTCCATATGACTGCTCCTACACCAGATGGTAGCGGTGCTGGTGAAGCTATGAAAATGGCTATGCAAGAAGCGGGAATAGGCCCATCTGATATCGATTATATCAATGCGCATGGTACGAGTACACCTGCTAATGATTCAGCTGAAACAAAAGCTATTAAGTATGCCTTAGGTGAAGAAGCTGCCCATAATGTAGCCATTTCAAGTTCTAAAAGTATGACTGGACATCTATTAGGTGCAGCTGGTGGGATAGAAGCAATTGCCTGTGTGAAAGCAATTGAAAATGATTACCTACCGCCTACAATTGGCTTAAACGAACCTGATGAAGCTTGTGATTTAGATTATGTAGCAAATGTTGGACGCGAAAAACAAGTCCGTTACACATTGAATAATTCACTCGGATTTGGCGGACATAATGCGGTACTTTGCTTTAAAAAATGGGAGGAAGCCTAG
- the fabG gene encoding 3-oxoacyl-[acyl-carrier-protein] reductase, translated as MNLTGKTVVVTGSSRGIGEAIAEAFAMQGANIVLNARKPIAEEVITKLEAYGVQVETILGDVSDFESAKELIEQAKKRFNSVDVLVNNAGINRDKLIMRMTEEDFDATYEVNLKGTFNTIRHALPLMLKQKTGTIINVSSVVGETGNAGQANYAASKAGIIGLTKSVAREAAMRGVTCNAITPGFIETDMTAALSEKVKETMLTQIPLKRFGKSKDIAEAAVFLSKSDYITGQTIRVNGGMYM; from the coding sequence TTGAATCTAACAGGAAAAACAGTTGTTGTCACAGGAAGTTCACGTGGAATTGGTGAAGCAATTGCAGAAGCGTTTGCCATGCAGGGTGCAAATATTGTACTAAATGCTAGAAAACCTATTGCAGAAGAAGTGATTACTAAGTTAGAAGCGTATGGCGTTCAAGTTGAAACAATTCTTGGAGATGTTAGCGATTTTGAATCAGCTAAAGAGTTGATTGAACAAGCAAAAAAACGATTCAATTCTGTTGATGTTCTCGTCAATAATGCGGGCATTAACCGCGATAAACTGATTATGCGTATGACTGAAGAAGATTTTGATGCGACTTATGAAGTGAATTTAAAAGGAACATTCAATACCATTCGTCATGCATTACCGCTTATGCTGAAACAAAAAACGGGTACGATTATTAATGTTTCAAGTGTAGTAGGGGAAACGGGCAATGCTGGGCAAGCAAATTATGCCGCTAGTAAGGCTGGAATTATTGGTTTGACCAAGTCAGTTGCACGTGAGGCAGCTATGCGTGGGGTGACCTGCAATGCCATTACACCTGGATTCATTGAAACAGATATGACTGCCGCACTATCAGAAAAAGTAAAAGAAACGATGCTAACTCAAATTCCTTTGAAAAGATTTGGAAAATCAAAAGACATCGCTGAAGCAGCCGTCTTTTTAAGTAAGAGTGACTATATTACAGGACAAACAATCCGCGTTAACGGCGGTATGTACATGTAA
- the fabD gene encoding ACP S-malonyltransferase encodes MTVAFVYSGQGSQYIGMGKELYDFSEIVRDTFKEASHVLGYDLASLCFEENEKLNLTEYTQPAILTVSYAIDQLLGSVGIQPTLVAGLSLGEYTALVKANAFSFSQGVSLVVKRGRYMSEAAPRGTGKMVAVMYTDRHFIEAACLEASKVGIVSPANYNMPTQVVIGGEVAAVDAAVAILEEQGVRRMIPLDVSGPFHTALLDPASQRLKEELAKMTFNEPSLPVIGNTEAQVMQAGDIASLLERQVKSAVKWEDSVREMIAMGATTFVEVGPGKTLSKFIKKIDKTVTVLNVEDLKSFEKTVAALSTK; translated from the coding sequence ATGACAGTAGCATTTGTTTATAGTGGACAAGGGTCTCAGTACATAGGGATGGGAAAAGAACTTTATGATTTTTCTGAAATCGTACGCGACACATTTAAAGAAGCATCACATGTTCTTGGATACGACCTTGCAAGTCTTTGTTTTGAAGAAAACGAAAAATTAAACTTAACTGAATATACCCAACCAGCCATCCTAACGGTTAGTTATGCCATTGATCAACTTTTAGGATCAGTTGGTATCCAGCCTACTCTTGTTGCCGGATTAAGCCTCGGAGAATACACAGCACTGGTGAAAGCCAATGCTTTTTCTTTTAGCCAAGGTGTATCTCTAGTAGTGAAACGTGGTAGGTATATGAGTGAAGCAGCTCCTCGTGGTACAGGAAAAATGGTAGCGGTTATGTATACAGATCGTCATTTTATTGAAGCAGCTTGTCTAGAAGCTTCAAAAGTGGGAATCGTATCGCCTGCTAATTACAATATGCCAACTCAAGTTGTTATTGGCGGTGAAGTAGCGGCTGTTGATGCAGCTGTTGCTATTTTGGAAGAACAAGGCGTTCGTCGCATGATTCCTTTAGACGTAAGTGGTCCTTTCCACACGGCACTATTAGATCCAGCTTCCCAGCGTTTAAAAGAAGAATTAGCAAAAATGACTTTTAATGAACCATCCTTACCGGTTATTGGGAATACAGAAGCTCAAGTGATGCAGGCAGGAGATATCGCCTCTTTACTGGAGCGACAAGTAAAGTCCGCTGTTAAATGGGAAGATTCCGTTCGAGAAATGATAGCAATGGGTGCAACTACTTTTGTAGAAGTGGGCCCTGGTAAAACATTAAGTAAATTTATTAAAAAAATCGATAAAACAGTCACTGTTTTGAATGTTGAAGATTTAAAATCTTTTGAAAAAACAGTTGCCGCTCTTAGTACCAAATAA
- the fabK gene encoding enoyl-[acyl-carrier-protein] reductase FabK, producing MKSVLCEMLEIEYPIIQGAMAWVADADLASAVSNAGGLGMIGTGHDSVDIVNHKIADMKAKTDKPFGVNIMLLNEDVDTVVDAVCASGIKTVTTGAGSPGKYMAKFKAAGIRVIPVVASVALARRMEKDGADAVIVEGMEAGGHIGKATTMALMPQVVDAVSIPVIAAGGIGDGRGMAAAFMLGAAGIQVGTRFVVAHESNAHPNFKNSIIKAKDIDTVVTGQITGYPVRVLRNRLTREYMQAEKEETSKENPDLDRLAKLGAGALRKAVVEGDKNYGSMMAGQISGLINKEESCKDIIEDYMTVCKQVISQQAKIWV from the coding sequence ATGAAATCTGTTTTATGTGAAATGTTAGAGATCGAATATCCAATTATCCAGGGCGCAATGGCCTGGGTAGCGGATGCCGATTTAGCAAGCGCGGTATCTAATGCAGGTGGATTAGGTATGATTGGAACCGGTCATGATTCAGTAGACATTGTAAATCACAAAATTGCTGATATGAAGGCAAAAACGGATAAACCATTTGGTGTCAATATTATGCTTTTAAATGAAGACGTTGATACTGTTGTGGATGCTGTTTGTGCATCTGGCATTAAAACTGTGACAACTGGAGCAGGTAGTCCCGGTAAATATATGGCTAAATTTAAAGCAGCAGGTATTCGAGTTATTCCAGTTGTAGCATCCGTTGCTTTAGCTCGCAGAATGGAAAAAGACGGTGCTGATGCAGTGATTGTTGAAGGAATGGAAGCCGGTGGACATATTGGTAAAGCTACTACTATGGCGCTTATGCCTCAAGTAGTTGATGCAGTATCCATTCCAGTCATTGCTGCAGGTGGTATTGGTGATGGAAGAGGCATGGCCGCTGCATTTATGTTAGGCGCAGCCGGTATTCAAGTAGGGACGCGCTTTGTCGTGGCGCATGAATCTAATGCTCATCCAAACTTCAAAAATTCTATTATCAAAGCTAAAGATATTGATACGGTTGTAACGGGTCAAATTACGGGTTACCCAGTACGTGTTTTGCGGAACCGTTTAACACGTGAATATATGCAAGCTGAAAAAGAAGAAACAAGTAAAGAAAATCCAGATTTAGATCGCCTTGCTAAATTAGGTGCCGGTGCTTTAAGAAAAGCAGTGGTTGAAGGCGATAAGAATTATGGTTCTATGATGGCAGGCCAAATATCTGGACTGATCAACAAAGAAGAATCCTGTAAAGATATTATCGAAGACTACATGACGGTTTGTAAACAAGTTATTAGTCAGCAAGCTAAAATATGGGTTTAA
- a CDS encoding acyl carrier protein, giving the protein MTFEKIQAIIVDQLDKEPEEVTLKTNFRDDLDADSLDLFQIINDIEDELDIKIETDEGIETVEDLVKYVDSQLA; this is encoded by the coding sequence ATGACATTCGAAAAAATTCAAGCAATTATCGTGGACCAATTGGACAAAGAACCTGAGGAAGTAACTTTAAAAACAAATTTCCGTGATGATCTAGATGCAGACAGCTTAGATCTATTCCAAATCATTAATGATATTGAAGATGAACTTGATATCAAAATTGAAACAGATGAAGGTATCGAAACAGTTGAAGATCTTGTGAAGTATGTAGACTCACAATTAGCATAA
- a CDS encoding beta-ketoacyl-ACP synthase III, producing the protein MGIKITATGHYLPSHIVTNDDLAQIMDTSDEWIQKRTGIAQRHISTGENTSDLASKVAEKILENRGIQAEELDFIILATMTPDSLAPSTACVVQDKINASKAFCFDISAACSGFIYALSMANHLMRSGGYKKGLVLGAETMSKVINWQDRSTAVLFGDGAGGVLLEASETLTESFIAEDLHSDGTRHLALVADEKGVRNPFFPEQPKDNLCLEMDGRSIFDFAIRNVPETINQVIANSNLKKEDISWVIPHQANIRLIQAISKKTKIPIEKFGMNIAKTGNTSAGSIPILLDQMIMNQTIQTGDILLLTGFGGGLTWGSITVKI; encoded by the coding sequence ATGGGAATTAAAATAACGGCAACAGGGCACTACTTACCATCACACATCGTCACGAATGATGATTTAGCTCAGATTATGGACACAAGTGATGAATGGATTCAAAAACGGACCGGTATCGCTCAGCGGCATATTTCAACTGGAGAGAACACCTCGGATTTAGCGAGCAAAGTGGCAGAAAAGATTTTAGAAAACAGAGGCATACAGGCAGAAGAATTGGATTTTATTATTCTGGCAACCATGACTCCCGATTCTTTAGCTCCGTCTACTGCTTGTGTTGTGCAGGATAAAATTAACGCGAGCAAAGCCTTTTGTTTTGATATTAGTGCAGCTTGCTCTGGATTTATCTATGCTTTATCAATGGCTAATCATTTGATGAGAAGTGGTGGATATAAAAAGGGGTTAGTACTTGGAGCCGAAACCATGTCTAAGGTAATCAACTGGCAAGACCGTTCAACAGCTGTTTTGTTTGGGGATGGAGCTGGAGGTGTTCTATTAGAAGCTTCAGAAACATTGACCGAGTCATTTATTGCAGAAGATCTTCATTCAGACGGAACCAGACACTTAGCACTTGTTGCAGATGAGAAAGGTGTTCGTAATCCTTTCTTTCCAGAGCAACCAAAAGATAACCTCTGTTTAGAAATGGATGGCCGAAGTATTTTTGATTTTGCAATTCGCAATGTGCCTGAAACAATAAATCAAGTCATTGCTAATAGCAATTTAAAAAAAGAAGATATTTCTTGGGTTATTCCGCATCAAGCTAATATACGGTTGATACAAGCAATTAGTAAAAAAACAAAAATACCGATTGAAAAATTTGGTATGAATATTGCTAAAACAGGTAATACATCTGCTGGTAGCATTCCAATTTTACTTGATCAAATGATCATGAATCAAACAATCCAAACAGGAGATATATTACTTCTAACAGGATTTGGTGGTGGCCTCACTTGGGGTTCAATCACAGTAAAAATATAA
- a CDS encoding MarR family winged helix-turn-helix transcriptional regulator — MSHSIEEINSYLVSIFNELLDIEEEALRNSEFSDLSIREMHTLEAIGMYSEHTSSEVAKKLNITAGTLSVAINTLVHKDYVIRKRMENDRRVIRLGLTKKGKLVYRLHEKFHRQMVKRTIEGMDELEVNALVRGLDNLHGFLDELVENIEKRD; from the coding sequence TTGAGTCATTCCATCGAAGAAATCAATTCTTATTTGGTTTCTATTTTCAATGAATTATTAGATATTGAAGAGGAAGCTCTACGTAATAGTGAATTTTCTGATTTATCAATTAGAGAGATGCATACACTTGAAGCAATTGGCATGTATAGTGAACATACATCCTCAGAAGTTGCCAAAAAATTAAATATCACAGCTGGAACCCTTTCAGTTGCGATCAATACACTGGTTCACAAGGATTATGTCATTCGCAAAAGAATGGAAAATGATCGTCGGGTCATTAGATTGGGTTTGACTAAAAAAGGAAAACTTGTCTATCGTCTCCATGAAAAATTTCATCGCCAAATGGTTAAGCGTACAATTGAGGGAATGGATGAATTAGAAGTAAATGCACTCGTACGGGGATTAGATAACCTCCACGGTTTCTTAGATGAACTAGTTGAAAATATTGAAAAGCGGGACTGA